One part of the Ochrobactrum quorumnocens genome encodes these proteins:
- the rhaI gene encoding L-rhamnose catabolism isomerase, translating to MSEQRIAADFIAEHNFGYESPLKSDYQALGDHLARRGIEIEKITEKVAKYYVAVPSWGAGTGGTRFGRFPGRGEPRGIFDKLNDCAVINELSRATPNVSLHIPWDKADPKELMAHAAALGLGFDAMNSNTFADSADQQHSYKYGSLTHVDVAVRAQAVEHNIECIEIGNAIGSKALTVWLADGSNFPGQQNFTRAFERYLHSMSEIYKALPDDWRLFSEHKMYEPAFYSTVVQDWGTNYLIASTLGPKAQCLVDLGHHAPNTNIEMIVARLMQFGKLGGFHFNDSKYGDDDLDAGSIDPYRLFLVFNELVDADYRGVKDFHPAHMIDQSHNVTDPLESLISSANEIRRAYAQALLVDREALETYQQENDALMASDTLKRAYRTDVEPILAEARRRTGGAIEPISAYRASGYREKVAKERPESKSDSGAFN from the coding sequence ATGTCGGAACAACGTATTGCAGCCGATTTCATCGCTGAGCATAATTTCGGTTACGAAAGCCCATTGAAGAGCGATTATCAGGCGCTTGGCGACCACCTTGCACGCCGCGGCATTGAAATCGAAAAAATCACCGAAAAGGTTGCGAAGTATTATGTTGCCGTACCGTCTTGGGGTGCGGGAACGGGCGGCACACGCTTCGGTCGCTTTCCGGGGCGCGGTGAACCACGGGGTATTTTTGACAAGCTCAATGATTGCGCCGTTATCAACGAGCTATCGCGCGCAACACCAAATGTCTCACTGCACATTCCATGGGATAAAGCCGATCCGAAAGAGCTGATGGCACATGCCGCTGCCCTGGGGCTTGGCTTTGATGCGATGAACTCCAACACGTTTGCGGATTCAGCCGATCAGCAACATTCTTATAAGTATGGCTCACTTACGCACGTGGATGTGGCAGTCCGCGCGCAGGCCGTTGAGCACAATATTGAGTGTATTGAAATCGGAAATGCTATTGGCTCCAAGGCGCTGACGGTTTGGCTTGCTGACGGCTCAAACTTCCCGGGCCAGCAGAATTTCACCCGCGCTTTCGAGCGTTATCTGCATTCGATGAGCGAGATTTATAAGGCGCTGCCGGATGATTGGCGGTTGTTCTCTGAGCATAAGATGTACGAGCCAGCCTTCTATTCGACGGTCGTGCAGGACTGGGGTACAAATTACCTCATAGCCTCAACGCTTGGTCCAAAAGCGCAATGTCTGGTTGATCTTGGCCATCACGCCCCAAATACCAATATCGAAATGATCGTTGCCCGGCTGATGCAGTTTGGAAAGCTTGGCGGCTTTCACTTCAACGACAGCAAATATGGCGATGATGATCTTGATGCGGGGTCTATTGATCCTTATCGCCTGTTCCTTGTTTTCAACGAATTGGTTGATGCGGATTATCGCGGTGTGAAGGACTTTCATCCAGCTCACATGATTGATCAGTCGCATAATGTGACTGATCCGCTGGAAAGCCTCATCTCTTCAGCAAACGAAATACGCCGTGCTTATGCGCAAGCACTGTTGGTGGATCGCGAGGCTCTAGAAACCTATCAGCAGGAAAACGATGCTCTGATGGCATCAGACACGCTGAAACGTGCGTATCGCACAGATGTTGAGCCTATATTGGCCGAAGCACGTCGCCGAACTGGTGGGGCGATTGAACCAATTTCGGCCTATCGCGCCAGCGGCTATCGCGAAAAAGTTGCCAAAGAGCGTCCTGAAAGCAAAAGTGACAGCGGCGCTTTCAATTAA
- a CDS encoding ABC transporter permease, with translation MKQLLKQREVLLLVIIAIMIGLFSLRAPGFASPRNLANIFNDTSILIILALGQMSVILTKSIDLSVAANLAFTGMAVAMLNATFPELPLILLIITAIGIGAILGAINGILVWKLNIPAIVVTLGTLTIYRGMAFVLSGGAWVNAHQMTAPFLNTPRTVFLGLPLLGWTAIVIVALVFVLLTRSFFGRALYASGGNPTAAIYAGIDVGRTRFFAFVLSGSLAGLCGYLWVSRYAVAYVDIANGFELDSVAACVIGGISIVGGIGTAVGAVLGALFLGVIKNALPVINISPFWQMAISGAVIIAAVIFNARQEKRGGRIILREKAAKTYEEPAA, from the coding sequence ATGAAACAGCTTCTCAAACAGCGCGAAGTTCTACTGCTTGTTATCATTGCGATTATGATCGGGCTGTTCTCATTGCGCGCACCTGGCTTTGCCTCACCACGTAATCTGGCAAATATCTTCAATGACACGTCGATCCTGATCATACTGGCACTGGGCCAGATGTCGGTCATTCTCACTAAATCCATTGATCTTTCCGTTGCGGCCAACTTGGCTTTTACCGGTATGGCTGTGGCGATGCTCAATGCAACCTTCCCGGAGCTACCACTGATCCTCCTGATCATAACGGCCATTGGCATCGGCGCGATCCTCGGCGCAATCAACGGTATCCTCGTCTGGAAGCTTAATATCCCGGCGATTGTGGTCACGCTTGGCACACTCACCATCTATCGCGGCATGGCCTTTGTGCTTTCTGGCGGTGCGTGGGTGAATGCGCACCAGATGACAGCGCCGTTTCTGAATACGCCACGCACCGTCTTCCTTGGCCTGCCTTTGCTGGGCTGGACAGCTATCGTAATTGTTGCGCTGGTCTTTGTGCTGCTGACACGCAGTTTCTTTGGACGCGCGCTTTATGCATCGGGCGGCAATCCAACAGCCGCGATCTATGCCGGCATCGATGTCGGACGCACACGCTTTTTTGCCTTTGTACTCTCTGGTTCTTTGGCAGGGCTTTGCGGATACCTCTGGGTGTCGCGCTATGCAGTTGCCTATGTCGATATCGCCAACGGGTTCGAGCTCGATAGTGTTGCAGCATGTGTGATTGGCGGCATTTCAATTGTGGGCGGCATCGGCACAGCAGTTGGTGCGGTGCTTGGCGCTTTGTTTCTCGGCGTGATCAAGAACGCCCTGCCCGTCATCAATATTTCTCCCTTCTGGCAAATGGCGATTTCCGGCGCTGTCATCATCGCCGCTGTGATCTTCAATGCACGACAGGAAAAGCGCGGTGGCCGCATCATTTTGCGTGAGAAAGCCGCAAAGACTTATGAGGAGCCAGCCGCGTGA
- a CDS encoding Rrf2 family transcriptional regulator: MKRDSKLSGVLHVLLHMAEYQRPVTSEVLAKAMGTNPVVIRRVMGGLREQGYVRSEKGHGGGWEIACDLSKVTLRHIYDAIGKPSLLAMSNRTEMPGCIVEQAVNASLNKAFHDAEKLLLKRFGEVSLAMLSEDFHKRALERGATFDLETAHDAS, encoded by the coding sequence ATGAAGAGAGACAGCAAATTATCGGGCGTTCTGCACGTCCTCCTTCACATGGCTGAATATCAGAGGCCGGTGACTTCCGAGGTGCTGGCGAAAGCAATGGGCACCAATCCTGTTGTGATCCGTCGCGTTATGGGCGGCCTGCGCGAGCAGGGCTATGTTCGCTCCGAAAAAGGACATGGTGGTGGTTGGGAGATCGCCTGTGATCTATCAAAGGTCACGTTGCGACACATCTATGATGCTATCGGCAAACCGTCGCTGCTTGCCATGAGCAATCGCACCGAAATGCCGGGATGCATCGTTGAGCAGGCAGTGAATGCCTCTCTGAACAAAGCGTTTCATGACGCAGAGAAACTCCTGTTGAAACGCTTTGGAGAAGTGTCACTCGCCATGTTGAGCGAGGATTTCCATAAACGCGCCCTCGAACGCGGCGCGACATTCGATTTGGAGACAGCTCATGACGCATCATGA
- a CDS encoding bifunctional rhamnulose-1-phosphate aldolase/short-chain dehydrogenase codes for MVAESRLLHNRWDDAKAATLDEPGKLLYRSNLLGSDKRITNYGGGNTSAKVEEIDPLTGQKVQVLWVKGSGGDVGTIKLDGFATLYQDKLDALKGIYKGGDDEDRMVGFLPHCTFNLNPRAASIDTPLHGFVPFIHVDHMHPDAIIAIAASKNSRELTAEIFGDDIGWLPWRRPGFQLGLDLEAFVKSNPKVKGVVLESHGLFTWANDAKTCYETTLAIINKAIEWLDQKTDDKAAFGGAVAQSLEAPERRAIAARLMPEIRGLIGNSERKLGHFDDQEAVLEFVNAKDLQPLARLGTSCPDHFLRTKIRPLVIDFDPAKPDVDRIVDGLDAALEAYRADYTRYYESCKRDNSPKMRDPNPVIFLIPGVGMLSFARDKATARIAGEFYVNAINVMRGASAVSEYQGLPEQEAFDIEYWLLEEAKLQRMPKPKSLAGRIALITGGAGGIGYATAEHLAGEGACVVLADIDAGSLKSAHDNLSKRFGADQVRSVELNVTDEKAVISAFIEASVELGGIDILVSNAGIASSAPIETTELSMWNRNIDILATGYFLVSREAFRLFRRQKLGGNVVFVASKNGLAASPGASAYCTAKAAEIHLARCLALEGAEIGIRVNVVNPDAVLRGSKIWDGEWREQRAASSKIDVTELEEHYRKRSLLKLNVLPEDIAEAIYFLASDASAKSTGNIINVDAGNQQSFPR; via the coding sequence ATGGTGGCCGAAAGCAGGCTTTTGCATAACCGCTGGGATGATGCCAAGGCAGCGACGCTGGATGAACCGGGTAAATTGCTTTATCGCTCCAATCTCCTTGGCTCCGACAAGCGCATCACCAATTATGGCGGCGGCAATACGTCTGCAAAGGTGGAGGAAATTGATCCGCTGACAGGCCAGAAAGTTCAGGTTCTCTGGGTCAAAGGTTCAGGCGGCGATGTTGGCACGATCAAGCTGGATGGCTTTGCCACGCTTTATCAGGATAAGCTTGATGCACTGAAGGGTATTTACAAGGGGGGTGATGATGAAGACCGCATGGTCGGCTTTCTTCCGCATTGTACCTTCAACCTCAATCCGCGCGCCGCTTCCATTGATACGCCGCTACATGGTTTTGTACCATTCATCCATGTCGATCACATGCATCCTGACGCGATCATCGCGATCGCCGCATCTAAGAACTCCCGCGAACTGACCGCCGAGATTTTTGGCGATGATATTGGCTGGCTGCCTTGGCGCCGACCGGGCTTCCAGCTTGGCCTCGACCTCGAAGCCTTTGTGAAGTCAAATCCGAAGGTAAAGGGTGTAGTCCTTGAAAGTCATGGTCTTTTCACTTGGGCCAATGATGCAAAGACCTGTTATGAAACGACCCTAGCAATCATCAACAAGGCTATCGAATGGCTTGATCAGAAGACCGACGATAAAGCTGCTTTCGGTGGAGCTGTCGCACAAAGCCTCGAAGCACCGGAACGTCGCGCCATTGCCGCGCGTCTTATGCCGGAGATTCGCGGTCTTATTGGAAACAGCGAACGCAAGCTTGGTCATTTTGATGATCAGGAGGCTGTGCTTGAATTCGTAAACGCGAAAGATCTTCAGCCGTTGGCTCGCCTGGGCACATCCTGCCCGGATCACTTCCTGCGTACGAAAATCCGCCCGCTTGTAATCGATTTTGACCCAGCCAAGCCCGATGTGGATCGTATAGTTGACGGACTGGACGCCGCGTTAGAAGCCTACCGTGCTGACTACACCCGCTATTATGAGAGCTGCAAGCGCGATAATTCGCCAAAAATGCGCGATCCAAACCCGGTAATTTTCCTGATCCCGGGCGTTGGTATGCTGTCATTTGCACGCGACAAGGCTACAGCGCGCATTGCCGGTGAGTTCTACGTCAACGCGATCAACGTCATGCGCGGCGCATCTGCCGTGTCCGAATATCAAGGCTTGCCGGAGCAGGAAGCCTTCGACATCGAATATTGGTTGCTCGAAGAAGCAAAACTCCAGCGGATGCCAAAGCCGAAAAGCCTAGCAGGGCGTATCGCACTCATTACCGGTGGAGCAGGTGGTATCGGTTACGCGACCGCAGAACATCTTGCAGGCGAGGGTGCTTGCGTGGTTCTGGCTGATATTGACGCAGGGTCGCTCAAATCCGCTCATGATAATTTGTCGAAACGCTTCGGCGCGGATCAGGTGCGTAGCGTTGAGCTGAATGTGACCGATGAGAAGGCCGTGATAAGCGCCTTCATCGAGGCAAGTGTTGAACTTGGTGGCATTGATATTCTGGTTTCCAATGCAGGTATTGCATCATCGGCACCCATCGAAACTACCGAGCTTTCGATGTGGAATCGCAATATTGACATTCTCGCTACAGGATATTTTCTTGTCTCTCGTGAGGCATTCCGGTTATTCCGGCGTCAAAAGCTTGGCGGAAATGTTGTTTTCGTGGCATCCAAGAACGGTCTGGCCGCGTCACCCGGCGCATCCGCTTATTGCACTGCAAAGGCGGCCGAAATTCATCTGGCACGTTGTCTGGCACTCGAAGGCGCAGAGATCGGCATTCGGGTGAATGTCGTCAATCCTGATGCTGTTTTGCGTGGCTCGAAAATCTGGGATGGTGAGTGGCGGGAGCAGCGCGCAGCTTCTTCCAAAATCGACGTCACGGAGCTCGAGGAACATTACCGCAAGCGCTCCCTTTTGAAGCTCAATGTGCTGCCCGAAGATATTGCGGAAGCAATCTACTTCCTCGCGAGTGATGCCTCGGCCAAATCTACCGGCAATATCATTAATGTGGATGCCGGAAACCAGCAAAGCTTCCCGCGCTGA
- a CDS encoding DeoR/GlpR family DNA-binding transcription regulator — protein MHERERHRIILSAVQEKPVITIQDLVELTEASEATLRRDIASLHMQGRIKRVRGGAEAIHPPQLGSLAGRPFKVSETENTDRKRAIAREAVSLCEEGDSIIINGGSTTFQMVHYLAARRLQVLTNSFAIAEHLLRQSKSTVIVPGGAIYRDQSLILSPFDNDVIRNFYGRRMFMGCQGVSPLGVMESDALIIQSEQKLMGQADDIVLMVDSSKFTRRSSLILCPLDRISTLITDDGISDEARRMVENAGIKLIVAQVSANAGKGSERGEATEVA, from the coding sequence ATGCACGAAAGAGAGCGCCACCGTATTATCCTGAGCGCGGTTCAGGAGAAGCCGGTGATCACCATTCAGGATCTGGTGGAATTGACGGAGGCGTCCGAAGCGACCCTTAGGCGCGACATTGCATCGCTTCATATGCAGGGCCGTATCAAGCGAGTACGTGGTGGCGCAGAGGCCATTCATCCACCACAGCTTGGCAGTCTTGCTGGCCGACCTTTTAAAGTATCGGAAACGGAAAATACTGACCGCAAGCGTGCAATCGCTCGCGAAGCTGTGTCGCTTTGCGAGGAAGGCGACAGCATCATTATCAATGGTGGCTCAACCACTTTTCAGATGGTGCACTACCTCGCAGCGCGTCGATTGCAGGTTCTGACCAATTCCTTTGCCATTGCCGAACACCTTCTGCGTCAGTCCAAAAGTACAGTTATCGTGCCTGGCGGAGCCATTTATCGCGATCAGAGCCTTATTCTTTCGCCCTTTGATAACGATGTGATCCGTAATTTCTACGGTCGACGCATGTTCATGGGCTGTCAGGGCGTCAGCCCTCTCGGCGTGATGGAATCGGACGCACTGATCATTCAGAGTGAACAAAAACTGATGGGCCAGGCAGACGATATTGTTCTGATGGTCGATTCATCGAAATTCACCCGTCGCTCCAGCCTTATTCTCTGTCCTCTCGACCGTATCAGCACGCTGATTACCGATGATGGCATCTCGGATGAGGCGCGGCGGATGGTGGAAAATGCAGGCATCAAGCTCATCGTGGCTCAGGTTTCTGCCAATGCCGGTAAAGGCAGCGAACGGGGGGAAGCCACAGAAGTCGCCTGA
- a CDS encoding sugar ABC transporter ATP-binding protein, which produces MNAALQKSGQSTLSAEPVDGTVQPLLEMRGITKTFPGVSALDNVNIALYPGKVTALIGENGAGKSTLVKILTGIYQPDDGEIVIDGKALRFATAQDATNAGVTAIHQETVLFDELSVGENIYLGHAPRTKLGFVNWSAVYARAQALLSSLEITVDARIKLKELSIAQRHLVAIARALSVDAQIVIMDEPTAALSRKEVDDLFRIVERLKAQGKAILFISHKFDEVYEVADHYAVFRDGCAVGHGLLSEMNEKEIVRLMVGRSVAKAFPKQDFALGDTVLSVENYSHPTEFRDISFHLRRGEILGIYGLVGAGRSEFAQSLFGMTTPSEGRVTLEGKEIRTRRSGEAIAHGIVYVPEERGRHGAVLQMPIFQNISLPSLGRTSRHGFLRMAKEFKLARKYAERFDLRAAALSVPVGTLSGGNQQKVVIGKWLATNPKVIILDEPTKGIDIGSKAAVHEFISELAAEGLSIIMISSELPEIIGMSDRVMVMREGLVEGIFDRAGLDAEVLVRAATGNAG; this is translated from the coding sequence ATGAATGCAGCTTTGCAAAAAAGCGGGCAATCGACCTTGTCTGCGGAGCCTGTTGATGGAACGGTTCAACCGTTGCTGGAGATGCGCGGCATTACCAAGACATTTCCCGGCGTCAGCGCGCTCGATAATGTCAATATTGCGCTTTACCCCGGCAAGGTAACTGCACTCATTGGTGAAAACGGTGCAGGCAAATCGACCCTCGTTAAGATCCTGACCGGGATCTACCAGCCCGATGACGGCGAAATCGTTATCGACGGCAAAGCATTGCGTTTTGCGACAGCGCAGGATGCGACCAATGCGGGCGTAACAGCAATTCATCAGGAAACCGTACTTTTTGACGAATTATCCGTCGGTGAAAATATCTATCTTGGTCATGCGCCACGCACAAAGCTTGGTTTTGTGAATTGGAGTGCCGTTTATGCACGGGCACAGGCCCTGCTCTCCTCACTTGAAATTACTGTCGATGCCCGCATCAAGCTCAAGGAGCTTTCGATTGCGCAACGACATCTTGTGGCGATCGCACGTGCGCTGTCGGTTGATGCGCAGATCGTCATCATGGACGAACCAACGGCAGCACTTTCACGCAAAGAGGTCGACGATCTTTTTCGGATCGTCGAGCGCCTGAAGGCGCAAGGCAAAGCGATCCTGTTTATCAGCCACAAGTTCGATGAAGTTTATGAAGTCGCCGATCATTATGCGGTTTTCCGCGATGGTTGTGCGGTGGGACACGGACTTCTGTCCGAAATGAACGAAAAAGAAATCGTCCGGCTGATGGTTGGACGTTCTGTGGCGAAAGCTTTTCCCAAGCAGGATTTTGCGCTTGGCGACACGGTTCTCAGTGTTGAAAATTACTCGCATCCAACCGAGTTTCGCGACATTTCATTTCATCTCAGGCGCGGCGAAATTCTCGGCATATATGGGCTTGTTGGTGCAGGTCGTTCAGAGTTCGCGCAATCATTGTTTGGCATGACAACACCTTCTGAGGGGCGTGTAACCCTGGAGGGCAAGGAAATCAGAACACGCCGCTCTGGCGAAGCCATCGCGCATGGCATTGTCTATGTTCCCGAAGAGCGCGGTCGGCACGGCGCAGTTTTGCAAATGCCGATTTTCCAGAATATTTCCCTGCCCTCGCTTGGACGCACATCGCGTCATGGGTTTCTACGAATGGCGAAAGAATTCAAGCTCGCGCGTAAATATGCCGAGCGGTTTGATCTTCGCGCCGCGGCACTTTCTGTACCTGTCGGAACGCTTTCTGGTGGCAATCAACAGAAGGTTGTTATTGGCAAATGGCTTGCAACCAATCCAAAGGTCATCATTCTCGATGAGCCGACCAAGGGCATCGATATAGGTTCCAAAGCCGCCGTTCATGAATTCATCAGTGAGCTTGCTGCCGAAGGTCTCAGCATTATTATGATTTCGTCGGAACTGCCTGAAATCATTGGTATGTCGGATCGTGTCATGGTCATGCGTGAAGGCTTGGTGGAAGGTATTTTTGATCGAGCAGGGCTTGATGCAGAAGTGTTGGTGCGTGCTGCAACGGGGAATGCGGGTTGA
- the alkB gene encoding DNA oxidative demethylase AlkB: MNDLFSNLETRENLTDGAMLLRGFALANAKDVISALRSLAEEAPFRHMTTPGGFRMSVAMTNCGSFGWVTDRRGYRYSPADPETDRPWPEMPDALLNLAETAAQEAGYAAFSPDACLINRYEPGAKMSLHQDKDEKDFTNPIVSVSLGLPATFQFGGSQRNDPVRKFVLYHGDVVVWGGPSRLFYHGILALKDGEHPQLGRYRYNLTFRKAQ, translated from the coding sequence ATGAACGATCTCTTTTCCAATCTAGAAACGCGTGAAAATCTGACAGACGGAGCGATGCTTTTGCGCGGCTTTGCTCTTGCGAACGCCAAAGACGTTATCAGTGCATTACGAAGTCTCGCTGAAGAAGCACCCTTTCGCCACATGACCACCCCGGGCGGTTTTCGCATGTCTGTGGCGATGACCAATTGTGGTTCATTCGGTTGGGTCACAGATCGCCGCGGCTATCGTTACAGTCCAGCCGATCCTGAAACTGACAGGCCATGGCCCGAGATGCCGGATGCTTTGCTTAATCTGGCTGAAACTGCTGCGCAGGAAGCGGGTTACGCTGCATTTTCACCCGATGCCTGCCTCATCAATCGCTATGAACCGGGTGCAAAGATGTCGCTTCATCAGGATAAGGACGAGAAGGATTTCACCAATCCGATTGTGTCCGTATCGCTTGGCCTTCCCGCGACATTTCAGTTTGGTGGTTCGCAGCGCAATGACCCCGTGCGCAAATTTGTGCTGTATCATGGTGACGTGGTCGTCTGGGGTGGCCCCTCAAGGCTGTTCTATCATGGCATTCTGGCGCTTAAAGACGGCGAACACCCGCAGCTGGGGCGCTATCGCTACAATCTGACATTCAGAAAAGCGCAATAG
- a CDS encoding NAD(P)/FAD-dependent oxidoreductase, producing MTHHDAIIIGGSFAGLTAATYIARGRRSVRVIDAGKPRNRFAEHSHGFFAQDGSNPAAMLETARAQVLAYPSVEITKGQAIGGTGEIDEFSIELDTGETVRGRRLIFAFGISDELPNVPGLPERWGNSVIHCPYCHGYEFSGRKLGVLNLSPMSAHQAMLIAEWGPTTFYLNGGNEPDEATLLELENRGITIEPAKVVGLRGEGTSLSEIELADGRMTSVEALYIAPRNRLSSSLTEQFGCTLEEMPLGKTIKTDEMKATSVAGIYAAGDVTRGAHSVAWSVSDGVTAGVSAHRSLVF from the coding sequence ATGACGCATCATGATGCAATCATTATCGGCGGAAGTTTTGCCGGGCTCACCGCTGCCACCTACATCGCTCGTGGCAGACGATCTGTCCGCGTGATCGACGCAGGCAAGCCCCGCAATCGCTTTGCTGAGCACTCGCATGGCTTCTTTGCGCAGGATGGCAGCAATCCGGCAGCCATGCTTGAAACGGCAAGAGCTCAGGTGCTGGCCTATCCCAGTGTCGAAATAACCAAAGGACAGGCCATTGGTGGAACCGGGGAGATTGATGAGTTTTCAATCGAACTCGATACAGGCGAGACAGTGCGCGGACGTAGGCTCATTTTTGCCTTTGGTATCTCGGACGAATTACCAAATGTGCCGGGACTCCCGGAACGATGGGGCAATTCGGTTATCCATTGTCCATATTGCCATGGCTATGAGTTCAGCGGCAGAAAACTTGGTGTACTGAACCTTTCACCAATGTCAGCCCATCAGGCCATGCTAATCGCAGAATGGGGGCCGACAACATTCTATTTGAATGGTGGCAATGAACCAGACGAAGCGACTCTCCTAGAACTGGAAAATCGCGGCATAACTATAGAACCTGCCAAAGTTGTGGGATTACGAGGCGAGGGGACTTCTCTGTCGGAAATCGAATTGGCTGATGGCCGGATGACTTCGGTAGAGGCGCTATATATTGCTCCCCGCAACCGGCTCAGCAGTTCTCTTACCGAACAATTCGGCTGCACACTCGAAGAAATGCCGCTTGGTAAAACTATCAAGACAGACGAGATGAAAGCGACAAGTGTTGCGGGAATTTATGCGGCAGGCGATGTTACACGCGGCGCGCACAGCGTTGCGTGGTCTGTTTCGGATGGAGTTACCGCAGGCGTCTCGGCTCACCGTTCGCTTGTTTTTTAG
- the rhaS gene encoding rhamnose ABC transporter substrate-binding protein: MKLFKKLAMGTALAVAFMATAAQSADMKIALVAKSLGNGFFEAANKGAQEAAKELGGVEVIYTGPTTTTAEGQIEVINSLIAQGVDAIAISANDPDAVVPALKKAAQRGIKVISWDSGVAAEGRIVHLNPSSNDLIGKMCLTLAAHHLPDGKGDFAILSATTTSTNQNIWIDEMKKQLKDFPGLNLVTTVYGDDLADKSYREAQGLLTSNPAVKVIVAPTTVGVLAASQAVKDAGKIGDVYVTGLGLPSEMAGAIKSGATKEFAIWNPIDLGYSATQIAYHLVKGDADGKPGSEIEAGRMGKIKIGENGEAAMSDPFVYDASNIDEFSKVF, from the coding sequence ATGAAACTTTTCAAGAAACTGGCAATGGGCACGGCGTTGGCCGTTGCCTTCATGGCGACTGCCGCTCAGTCTGCCGACATGAAGATCGCACTTGTCGCGAAATCGCTTGGTAACGGCTTCTTTGAAGCGGCCAATAAAGGCGCACAGGAAGCCGCCAAAGAATTGGGTGGCGTTGAGGTCATTTATACTGGCCCGACAACAACCACTGCTGAAGGCCAGATCGAAGTCATCAACTCGTTGATCGCTCAGGGTGTCGACGCAATCGCTATCTCGGCCAACGATCCGGATGCTGTTGTTCCAGCGCTCAAGAAGGCCGCACAGCGCGGCATCAAGGTTATCTCTTGGGATTCCGGTGTCGCCGCCGAAGGTCGTATTGTCCATCTTAATCCCTCGTCAAATGATCTGATCGGCAAAATGTGCCTGACGCTAGCAGCTCACCATTTGCCGGACGGCAAGGGTGATTTCGCAATCCTGTCGGCAACGACCACCTCGACCAACCAGAACATCTGGATTGACGAGATGAAGAAGCAGCTCAAGGATTTTCCGGGCCTCAATCTCGTAACCACCGTTTACGGTGACGACCTTGCCGACAAGAGCTATCGCGAAGCGCAAGGCCTCCTCACTTCCAATCCAGCTGTGAAGGTGATTGTGGCGCCGACCACCGTTGGTGTACTCGCGGCCTCGCAGGCAGTTAAAGATGCAGGCAAGATCGGCGATGTTTATGTGACCGGCCTTGGCCTTCCATCTGAAATGGCTGGTGCCATCAAGTCGGGCGCGACCAAGGAATTTGCGATCTGGAACCCGATTGATCTCGGCTATTCCGCAACGCAGATTGCCTATCACCTCGTAAAGGGTGATGCAGATGGCAAGCCGGGCTCGGAAATCGAAGCTGGCCGCATGGGCAAGATCAAGATTGGCGAAAACGGCGAAGCGGCAATGAGCGATCCGTTCGTTTATGATGCCTCGAACATCGACGAATTCTCCAAGGTCTTCTGA